In Candidatus Alcyoniella australis, one DNA window encodes the following:
- a CDS encoding CapA family protein has protein sequence MRRIPLLLLVLTAVVLLGACDEPVEISGPEPVRAQIENRGDAAVTVLFVGDTMLDDLALPFINAHGYDYPLAGLAPLVRDADVAVVNLEVAVTNERCDRQSKKYAYHMRPEGLDALRRAGYDAVVLANNHTRDCGDGGLQQILDLCEQAGLQHAGAGMNENAARRGLLFDVAGTKVGLLAYYGSGTFRSRGDQAPLNLDLIKPDVRRMRTHADVVIVHFHWGKNYKSSPTAKMQQIAREVLDAGADLIVGDGAHIMQPVGMIEGKPVIYSLGNGTFGTGNNRAEFAMMAQVVIEDKRLARIEFIPIHTQNRNPDVLFQTRLLEGREAEKVLDDLADSSRRRGAKIKIESGGPRPIGVLEL, from the coding sequence ATGAGACGCATCCCGCTTTTATTACTGGTGCTGACGGCCGTTGTGCTGCTCGGCGCGTGCGACGAGCCGGTCGAAATCAGCGGCCCGGAGCCGGTGCGCGCGCAGATCGAGAACCGCGGCGACGCAGCGGTCACCGTGTTGTTTGTCGGCGACACGATGCTCGACGATTTGGCCCTGCCGTTTATCAACGCCCACGGCTACGACTATCCCCTGGCCGGCCTGGCGCCGCTGGTGCGCGACGCGGACGTGGCCGTGGTCAACCTCGAAGTGGCGGTGACCAACGAGCGCTGCGATCGCCAGAGCAAGAAATACGCCTATCACATGCGCCCCGAGGGCCTGGACGCCCTGCGTCGGGCGGGATACGACGCGGTGGTGCTGGCCAACAACCACACCCGCGACTGCGGCGATGGCGGGCTGCAACAGATCCTCGATCTGTGCGAGCAGGCCGGGCTGCAGCATGCGGGCGCGGGCATGAACGAGAATGCGGCGCGCCGCGGCCTGCTGTTCGACGTGGCAGGGACCAAGGTCGGGCTGCTGGCCTACTACGGCTCGGGCACGTTCCGCAGCCGCGGCGACCAGGCGCCGCTCAACCTCGATTTAATAAAACCCGACGTGCGCCGCATGCGCACCCACGCCGACGTGGTGATCGTCCACTTCCACTGGGGCAAGAACTACAAATCGAGCCCCACGGCCAAGATGCAGCAAATCGCCCGCGAGGTGCTCGATGCGGGGGCCGACTTGATCGTGGGCGACGGCGCGCACATCATGCAGCCGGTGGGCATGATCGAGGGCAAACCGGTGATCTACTCGCTGGGCAACGGCACCTTCGGCACGGGCAACAACCGCGCGGAGTTCGCCATGATGGCCCAGGTCGTAATCGAGGATAAACGCTTGGCGCGGATCGAGTTCATCCCGATCCACACCCAAAACCGCAACCCCGACGTGCTGTTCCAGACCCGGCTGCTCGAAGGCCGCGAAGCCGAAAAAGTGCTCGACGATCTGGCCGACAGCTCACGCCGCCGCGGCGCCAAAATCAAGATCGAATCGGGCGGCCCGCGCCCCATCGGCGTGCTTGAGCTTTAA
- a CDS encoding RloB family protein: protein MIACEGTKTEPNYLRGFQQQQKRRRPSPLFEIVPGKGRRTDPCNLVRFALDKKKESERERLPYDATWCVFDYDNRPKIDIAIQLAESNGIKIAFSNPCFELWYLLHFDEQHAEIEGKQLVRKLKTYIPGYKKSMNGLYERLLPQMSDADGRARNLQVLHISAKRPEVSNPSTTVYSLMEDLTRLYDKAL from the coding sequence TTGATCGCATGTGAAGGTACAAAAACCGAACCCAATTATCTGCGTGGATTTCAACAACAGCAAAAACGGCGAAGGCCGAGTCCGCTGTTTGAGATCGTTCCAGGCAAGGGCAGACGAACCGACCCCTGCAACCTTGTGAGATTCGCCCTTGATAAGAAGAAAGAAAGTGAGAGAGAACGCCTGCCTTATGATGCGACATGGTGCGTATTTGATTACGATAATCGCCCGAAAATCGATATAGCAATACAGCTCGCCGAGTCCAACGGAATCAAGATCGCCTTTTCCAATCCATGCTTCGAGCTCTGGTATCTATTACACTTCGATGAACAACACGCTGAGATAGAGGGAAAACAGCTAGTTCGTAAATTGAAAACATACATTCCAGGATATAAAAAATCTATGAATGGACTCTACGAGCGTTTGCTTCCACAAATGTCTGATGCCGATGGCAGGGCCCGTAATCTACAGGTACTACATATTAGTGCAAAGCGACCTGAGGTCAGCAATCCGTCTACTACAGTCTATTCATTGATGGAAGATCTGACGCGATTGTATGACAAGGCTTTATAG
- a CDS encoding MMPL family transporter, with protein MRYRIFDALAKLCSRRPLVVMLVSLAITAFFGVCASRLTINLGFLELLSDENPEVRRVIDVLESMGSMDYVFVVLTADEPATVRRFAHQLKPELLADPEIVNRVTFRVDTDFFLDHMLLYAQPDDLRELVDFLGRREPELRQTFSNLHLAPFVRGFAEILDREIVEENDIDDPQAAVDQLEGLQNFFELQHDYLRVGGRPEDADPGDALLRMFVGNGEDSAAMGDGYLDNEAGTTLMLMMMPSHPGDDYVFNTAVMRYIEQCVQRVSEQMPDRAVEVRIAGNIAVMSDEHQAIVHDMLLTSILSYVLVMLVFLIFFRRFSDLFLVGSALLQTLIWTFGITYLYIGYLCFTTAFFAAMLLGLGIDFSIHVVIRYGEELKRIMDTTGKIDVDRAMRRAITGAGPGVVTGGLTTAGAFLALMIARFQGIAQLGFVAGCGIIFTLIIMLTTLPASIAMRDHRFPPKIKARNLTDLLPLGRLARFITRHHRPTFVVLMAFSLVMLIFASQSKFNYNYRELEPLNSPGIKANDYVEEKFGRSVDYFISLFHFGCPDCVVQRSARIARYALSSPNLPPLMSWERNLLAAIEMHEQEQLFSQIKARAVELDQLPTISESESLSDYLPLEQGRKLAIARDAIEPLSRVNVLSRPDSDTQFLAQDTTALVSSLGYLRGEVQAILELAIIGSDWDVEDQARLTLAALDRLLGEVRAAEGDPLRLAGATAFQREIGDEAAALLGHLKASADGRPLRWSDLPPELVDQYVGFNGNVLFYSYPSQDVWNETFLKRIIREVKQVDENIVSTASIFLAIVTEVKQDFQSSVWLCVAAVIVLLLIDFRRLRTVMLALIPLAFGTLWMVGMLAFFHEQFNLANVSVVPMIIGIGVDNGVHMIHRYRMEKENRIEMAVTHTGRAIFLSSLTTMLCFGTIIFASYIALASLGQLLTIGIVCCFFSGVLFLPVMLKFIEGRWEI; from the coding sequence ATGCGATACCGAATCTTCGACGCTCTGGCCAAGCTCTGCTCACGCAGACCATTGGTCGTGATGTTGGTATCGCTGGCGATCACCGCGTTTTTCGGCGTATGCGCCTCCCGGTTGACGATCAATCTCGGATTTTTAGAGCTGCTCTCCGACGAAAATCCCGAGGTGCGGCGGGTGATCGATGTGCTTGAGAGCATGGGCAGCATGGACTACGTATTCGTGGTGCTCACCGCCGACGAGCCGGCAACGGTGCGGCGCTTTGCCCACCAACTCAAGCCCGAGCTGTTGGCCGACCCGGAGATCGTCAACCGCGTGACCTTTCGCGTGGACACCGATTTTTTCCTCGACCACATGCTGCTCTATGCGCAGCCCGACGACCTGCGCGAGTTGGTCGATTTTTTAGGCCGCCGCGAGCCCGAGCTGCGCCAGACGTTTAGCAACCTGCATTTGGCGCCGTTCGTGCGCGGGTTCGCCGAAATCCTCGACCGCGAGATCGTCGAGGAAAACGACATCGACGACCCGCAGGCCGCAGTCGATCAGCTCGAGGGGCTGCAAAATTTCTTCGAGCTACAGCACGACTACCTGCGCGTCGGCGGTCGACCCGAGGACGCTGATCCGGGCGATGCGCTGCTGCGGATGTTCGTGGGCAACGGCGAGGACTCGGCCGCCATGGGCGACGGCTATCTGGACAACGAGGCCGGCACCACGCTGATGCTGATGATGATGCCCTCGCACCCGGGTGACGACTACGTGTTCAACACCGCGGTGATGCGATACATCGAGCAGTGCGTGCAGCGGGTCTCCGAGCAAATGCCCGACAGAGCGGTCGAGGTGCGCATCGCGGGCAACATCGCGGTAATGAGCGACGAGCACCAGGCGATCGTCCACGACATGCTGCTGACCTCGATCCTGAGTTACGTGCTGGTGATGCTGGTCTTTCTGATCTTTTTCCGCCGTTTCTCCGATCTGTTCCTGGTCGGCTCGGCGCTGCTACAGACGCTGATCTGGACCTTCGGCATCACCTACCTCTATATCGGCTACCTGTGCTTTACCACAGCGTTCTTCGCCGCAATGCTGCTCGGGTTGGGGATCGACTTCTCGATTCACGTGGTGATCCGCTACGGCGAAGAGCTAAAGCGAATCATGGACACCACGGGCAAGATCGACGTGGATCGCGCCATGCGCCGCGCGATAACCGGCGCCGGACCCGGAGTCGTCACCGGCGGGCTGACCACTGCCGGAGCGTTTCTGGCGCTGATGATTGCGCGCTTCCAGGGCATCGCCCAGCTCGGGTTTGTGGCGGGCTGCGGGATCATCTTCACCTTGATTATTATGCTCACTACGCTGCCCGCATCGATCGCCATGCGCGACCACAGATTCCCGCCCAAGATCAAGGCGCGCAATCTCACCGATCTGCTGCCGCTGGGCAGGCTGGCCCGTTTCATCACGCGCCACCACCGTCCGACGTTCGTGGTGCTGATGGCCTTCAGCTTGGTGATGCTGATCTTCGCCAGCCAAAGTAAGTTCAACTACAACTACCGTGAGCTTGAACCCCTGAACAGTCCGGGGATCAAGGCCAACGACTACGTTGAGGAGAAGTTCGGCCGCAGCGTCGATTACTTCATCAGCCTGTTCCACTTCGGCTGCCCCGATTGCGTGGTCCAACGCTCGGCGCGCATCGCGCGCTACGCGCTTAGCAGCCCCAACCTTCCGCCGCTGATGAGCTGGGAGCGCAACCTGCTCGCCGCCATTGAGATGCACGAGCAGGAGCAGCTGTTCTCGCAGATCAAGGCGCGGGCCGTGGAGCTGGACCAGTTGCCCACGATCTCGGAGAGCGAGTCGCTGTCGGACTACTTACCCCTGGAACAGGGACGCAAACTGGCTATCGCCAGGGACGCGATCGAACCACTCTCGCGGGTCAATGTACTCAGCCGACCCGACTCCGACACGCAGTTTCTTGCCCAGGACACAACGGCGCTGGTTTCGTCGCTGGGCTATTTACGCGGCGAGGTTCAGGCGATCCTCGAACTGGCGATCATCGGCTCGGACTGGGATGTCGAGGACCAGGCGCGACTGACCCTGGCCGCCCTGGACCGTCTGCTTGGCGAGGTGCGCGCCGCTGAGGGCGATCCGCTACGACTCGCGGGAGCAACGGCTTTCCAACGTGAGATCGGCGACGAGGCGGCCGCGCTGCTGGGCCATCTCAAGGCCTCGGCCGACGGCCGACCGCTGCGCTGGTCCGACCTGCCGCCGGAGCTGGTTGACCAATACGTGGGCTTCAACGGCAACGTGCTGTTCTATTCCTACCCGTCCCAGGACGTGTGGAACGAGACCTTCCTCAAGCGAATCATCCGCGAGGTCAAGCAGGTCGACGAGAACATCGTCAGCACGGCCTCGATTTTCCTGGCGATCGTCACCGAGGTCAAACAGGACTTCCAAAGTTCGGTCTGGTTATGCGTGGCCGCGGTGATCGTGCTGCTGCTGATCGACTTCCGCCGACTACGCACCGTGATGCTGGCGTTGATACCACTGGCCTTTGGCACGCTGTGGATGGTCGGGATGTTGGCCTTCTTCCACGAGCAGTTCAACTTGGCCAACGTCTCGGTGGTGCCAATGATCATCGGCATCGGCGTGGACAACGGCGTGCACATGATCCACCGCTATCGCATGGAAAAGGAAAACCGCATCGAGATGGCCGTAACTCACACCGGCCGGGCGATCTTCCTTTCGAGCCTGACCACCATGCTGTGCTTCGGCACGATCATCTTCGCCTCGTACATCGCCCTGGCCTCCCTGGGCCAGCTGCTGACCATCGGCATCGTCTGCTGCTTCTTCTCCGGCGTGCTGTTCCTGCCGGTGATGCTCAAGTTCATCGAGGGGCGCTGGGAGATCTAG
- a CDS encoding ATP-binding protein produces the protein MLIEFSVANFLSFKERVTFSMLASKASENPENVFQPESASGNLSLLKTAAIYGANASGKSNLIDAFFFMRSFVLNSVKQGSTDQKIARRPFKIDQGCIDKPSYFNLVFIYEGIEYDYGFEIDNHRVHREWLKIRQSKKQALVFDRRFSKAKNKEGYQYKKGTAWQGEWKSIQSVTRPDSLFLSVASQFNNEITENVTDYFRTYLEKIIPETIDTNNPIFTNELALQSVAHKFILNYLKKADLGIVDFNVSKVPLTENQYEFVTAISKIFNRPSLKNEFTDKVKYNYDTTTIHSGVDLKGNPANIEFTLNEESDGTRKFYTLSGPLFKVLYKGSVLIVDELDARLHSLLTRWLIGLFHNPKTNPKNAQLIFATHDAGLLDRKLLRRDQIWFTEKGEDSATKLYSLWDIKIRNKEDIRKGYLMGRYGAIPFLEQNGD, from the coding sequence ATGCTTATCGAGTTCAGCGTTGCCAATTTCCTCTCCTTTAAAGAGCGCGTGACGTTCAGCATGCTGGCCTCCAAGGCCTCCGAAAACCCGGAGAACGTCTTTCAGCCGGAATCCGCCTCCGGCAATCTTTCCCTGCTGAAAACGGCCGCGATCTACGGCGCCAATGCCTCTGGCAAATCCAATCTGATCGATGCCTTCTTCTTCATGAGAAGTTTTGTTCTCAACTCGGTCAAGCAAGGGAGTACTGACCAGAAAATAGCCAGAAGGCCTTTCAAAATCGACCAAGGGTGTATCGATAAACCAAGCTACTTCAATCTGGTGTTCATATATGAGGGAATCGAATATGATTATGGTTTCGAGATTGACAATCATCGTGTACACCGGGAGTGGCTAAAGATTCGTCAATCGAAAAAACAGGCCCTTGTTTTCGACCGCAGATTCTCCAAAGCGAAAAATAAAGAAGGCTACCAGTATAAAAAGGGAACTGCCTGGCAAGGGGAGTGGAAATCGATCCAGAGCGTTACACGCCCTGACTCGCTGTTTCTATCCGTGGCATCACAGTTCAATAATGAAATCACCGAAAACGTGACTGATTATTTTCGGACTTATTTAGAAAAAATAATCCCTGAGACAATTGATACTAATAATCCTATCTTTACCAATGAACTTGCATTACAAAGCGTGGCCCATAAGTTCATTCTTAATTATTTAAAGAAAGCCGACTTAGGTATAGTTGATTTCAATGTTAGTAAGGTCCCGCTTACCGAAAATCAGTATGAATTTGTTACTGCAATATCAAAGATATTTAATCGACCTTCACTTAAAAATGAATTTACCGATAAGGTTAAGTATAACTACGACACTACAACCATCCATAGCGGCGTCGATTTGAAGGGAAACCCTGCAAATATTGAATTTACGCTCAATGAAGAATCCGATGGCACCAGAAAGTTTTATACCTTATCAGGACCTCTTTTTAAAGTGTTATATAAAGGCAGCGTCTTAATCGTCGACGAATTGGACGCCCGCTTGCATTCATTGCTGACCCGTTGGCTGATCGGGCTTTTCCATAATCCCAAAACGAACCCTAAAAACGCACAACTGATCTTCGCAACCCACGACGCGGGTTTACTCGATAGGAAGCTGCTGCGCCGTGATCAAATTTGGTTCACTGAAAAAGGCGAGGACAGCGCCACCAAGCTGTATTCGCTGTGGGACATCAAGATTCGCAATAAAGAGGATATCCGCAAAGGCTACCTGATGGGCCGTTACGGAGCGATCCCGTTCCTTGAACAGAATGGGGACTAA
- a CDS encoding M28 family peptidase — translation MEFLRELAQPRLVGSTAEIKARELIEKRLKGLGLDVVKQRFAFWPFFQWLAVKTLLIVLILYLITLWAVAPQHPLAAAILAPLALALLALTMISQQRYERRICELDPAVEHPLLSALLPSVATRFETENILTTIQGPGAEQWSPHLLLMAHTDTKSQNISIVARIISVIGGLLMTLLITVLLIVGAFVPEAAGSPWLRVPLSTALLIDIGLALALIRLTVHNESPGALDNGGSCTVLMETARVLSQQPELIQGMRVSFAFTGGEELGLAGSRALVAQLEQHLGSRERLLVLNLDGVGASGNALLTAEAGLIPKGINADLVKLVSDATAERGIKLRVLKVVAGGEADHIPFLEIGVQAVTLAHFSRDTLAVHTDLDTLDKVDPQRLAQAHEIILAVLDRLRQPAPRNAVSEGSCPTQKTSQ, via the coding sequence ATGGAATTTCTTCGCGAGTTGGCCCAGCCGCGACTGGTGGGCAGTACGGCTGAGATCAAGGCCCGCGAGCTGATCGAGAAGCGTCTTAAAGGGCTGGGCCTGGACGTGGTCAAGCAGCGCTTCGCCTTCTGGCCGTTCTTCCAATGGCTGGCGGTCAAGACGCTGCTAATCGTGCTGATCCTCTACCTGATAACGCTGTGGGCCGTGGCGCCGCAGCACCCGCTGGCCGCGGCAATACTCGCGCCGCTGGCGCTGGCGCTGTTGGCGTTGACCATGATCTCCCAGCAGCGCTACGAGCGTCGGATCTGCGAGCTCGACCCGGCGGTCGAACACCCGCTGCTCTCGGCGCTGTTGCCCTCGGTGGCCACGCGCTTTGAGACCGAGAATATTTTAACGACCATCCAGGGACCGGGTGCGGAGCAGTGGTCGCCGCACCTGCTGCTGATGGCGCACACCGACACCAAGAGCCAGAACATCAGCATCGTGGCGCGCATCATTTCGGTGATCGGCGGTCTGTTGATGACCTTGCTGATCACGGTGTTGCTGATCGTCGGCGCGTTCGTGCCCGAGGCGGCCGGCTCGCCGTGGCTGCGCGTGCCGCTGAGCACCGCGCTGTTGATCGACATCGGCCTGGCCCTGGCGCTGATCCGCCTGACCGTGCACAACGAGTCGCCCGGCGCATTGGACAACGGCGGATCGTGCACCGTGCTGATGGAAACCGCGCGAGTGCTGTCGCAGCAGCCGGAGCTGATCCAGGGGATGCGCGTGAGTTTCGCCTTTACCGGCGGCGAGGAGCTGGGCCTGGCCGGATCGCGCGCGCTGGTCGCGCAGCTCGAGCAGCACCTGGGCTCGCGCGAGCGGCTGCTGGTGCTCAACCTCGACGGGGTCGGCGCGTCGGGTAACGCGCTTTTAACCGCCGAGGCCGGATTGATCCCCAAGGGGATTAACGCCGACCTGGTGAAGCTGGTCAGCGATGCGACGGCCGAGCGCGGAATCAAGCTGCGGGTGCTCAAGGTTGTGGCCGGCGGCGAGGCGGACCACATTCCGTTTCTCGAGATCGGCGTCCAGGCCGTGACCTTGGCGCACTTCTCGCGCGACACTTTGGCCGTGCACACCGACCTGGATACCCTGGACAAGGTCGATCCGCAGCGCCTGGCCCAGGCTCACGAGATCATCCTCGCCGTGCTCGACCGGCTGCGACAGCCCGCGCCGCGCAATGCAGTATCGGAGGGATCATGCCCGACCCAGAAGACTTCACAGTAA
- a CDS encoding metallophosphoesterase: MRTAIISDLHFGDPECSLVGNHSIYSDLDKALGADLDYLVLLGDVLDFSISSYQQTYSKAHEFFDRLCQDRPQLNIVYIPGNHDADIWHLLEHEINVVKPVAKGENPRKFRFSVPGVLDLRSTRNASRPAFVLPHVNPSLPLDDPDKYKYGDVFLKGLVGKCNKLLVAFPNLYLVTDERCLLITHGQYFDAYWSLLGQIGPKIAPQGKVGEGLPTPLSLSDFVAVNFPLNQLACSGIGQAEPLTDVVRFVQRAVKDHDSKEIDKYLKCVDRIVLDPQFGFAPYDPREWATDIGIWYGKRKLRKALSSYGNPRDDNLFLQNEKVLKRIDDYWQMSLGEIKGLAGPDFKLPEPNTLLFGHTHVPILWENREEVSLPGGRKITAANTGGWLRKCDDNENEYVPAAVFLIEDNGAISSIPVGPQPVPAPEKSQPQPPDDDGGLIVD; the protein is encoded by the coding sequence ATGCGTACAGCGATCATTTCCGATCTGCACTTCGGCGATCCCGAGTGCAGCCTGGTGGGCAATCACAGCATCTACTCCGACCTGGACAAGGCCCTTGGAGCGGACCTGGACTATCTGGTGCTGCTCGGCGACGTGCTGGACTTCTCGATCTCGAGCTATCAACAGACCTACTCCAAGGCGCACGAATTCTTTGATCGGCTGTGCCAGGATCGGCCGCAACTGAACATCGTCTATATTCCCGGAAACCACGACGCGGACATCTGGCATCTGCTCGAACACGAGATCAACGTGGTCAAGCCGGTGGCCAAGGGCGAGAATCCGCGCAAGTTTCGCTTCTCGGTGCCCGGCGTGCTCGACCTGCGCAGCACGCGTAATGCCTCTCGACCGGCGTTCGTGCTGCCCCACGTCAACCCCAGCCTACCCTTGGACGATCCGGACAAATACAAGTACGGCGATGTGTTCCTCAAGGGGCTGGTTGGCAAGTGCAACAAGCTGCTGGTGGCCTTTCCCAACCTCTATCTGGTCACGGACGAGCGCTGCCTGCTGATCACCCACGGCCAATACTTCGACGCCTACTGGTCGTTGCTCGGCCAGATCGGCCCCAAGATCGCGCCCCAGGGCAAGGTCGGAGAGGGCCTGCCCACGCCGCTGAGCCTCTCTGATTTTGTGGCGGTCAATTTTCCGCTCAACCAGCTCGCCTGCTCGGGCATCGGCCAGGCCGAGCCGCTGACCGACGTGGTCCGCTTTGTCCAGCGCGCGGTCAAGGATCACGACTCCAAGGAGATCGACAAGTACCTCAAATGCGTGGACCGAATCGTATTGGATCCGCAGTTCGGCTTCGCGCCCTATGATCCGCGGGAATGGGCGACCGATATCGGAATCTGGTACGGCAAGCGCAAGCTCAGAAAAGCCCTTTCGTCATACGGCAACCCTCGTGACGACAATCTGTTCCTTCAAAATGAAAAAGTGCTCAAGCGCATCGACGATTACTGGCAAATGAGCCTGGGCGAGATCAAGGGATTGGCCGGACCGGACTTCAAGCTTCCCGAGCCGAACACGCTGCTGTTTGGCCACACCCACGTGCCGATTCTCTGGGAAAATCGCGAGGAGGTCAGCCTGCCCGGCGGCAGAAAAATAACGGCCGCCAACACCGGCGGCTGGCTGCGCAAGTGCGATGACAATGAAAATGAATACGTGCCGGCCGCGGTTTTCCTGATCGAGGACAACGGCGCGATCAGCTCAATCCCGGTGGGCCCCCAACCGGTTCCGGCACCGGAAAAATCCCAGCCCCAACCGCCCGACGACGATGGCGGGCTGATCGTGGACTGA
- a CDS encoding DNA-3-methyladenine glycosylase has product MDYRPIVEHLTRNDATLGALIEKIGPPRISGPRDPFRNLLFAIVNQQLSMKAARTIHSRLVELFPSRRPTPRQMEAISDEQLRKCGLSGRKVEYARSLARVAQSGEISARRLQGLDDEQVIELLTAIRGIGRWTAEMYLIFGLGRPDVLPVDDLGLVKGIEQIYGLKARPDPTRIRRIAQPWRPFRSYGTWYVWNRPD; this is encoded by the coding sequence GTGGATTATCGGCCGATCGTCGAGCACCTGACGCGCAACGACGCGACCCTCGGCGCGCTGATCGAGAAAATCGGTCCGCCGCGGATCAGCGGGCCGCGCGATCCGTTCCGCAACCTGCTGTTCGCCATTGTCAATCAACAGCTCTCAATGAAGGCCGCGCGCACGATCCACTCCAGGCTGGTCGAGCTATTCCCGAGCCGTCGACCGACACCGCGACAGATGGAGGCGATCAGCGACGAGCAACTGCGCAAATGCGGGCTCTCGGGCCGCAAGGTCGAATATGCACGCAGCCTGGCGCGGGTCGCCCAAAGCGGCGAGATCAGCGCGCGTCGTCTGCAAGGGCTGGATGACGAACAGGTGATTGAGCTGCTGACAGCGATCAGGGGGATCGGCCGCTGGACCGCGGAGATGTACTTGATCTTCGGGCTGGGGCGGCCCGACGTGCTGCCGGTGGACGATCTGGGGCTGGTCAAGGGGATCGAGCAGATCTACGGCCTCAAGGCGCGGCCCGATCCAACGCGCATCCGGCGCATTGCGCAGCCCTGGCGGCCCTTTCGCAGCTACGGCACTTGGTACGTTTGGAACCGTCCGGACTGA
- a CDS encoding AAA family ATPase gives MPDPEDFTVSLQTIRRLLVAGYPLLQVLSWEEERVVRHLTQLAQSGLTSQRKIGIWSVTQGWQGQMEDRNVHEITEALTNTIEAQGDWLFIFKDVHPYLMGDPLVIRRVRDTINAVRGTDKSVILLGPIISIPEELQKDVSVVDYDLPGVNEIEPVLLRAVEECAIKHGKLVSMPMGPDRELFFRALLGLTEWEIENVARKIIIETGTFGFTSIDYILEEKRQILRKTEILEFHPPAFSMEQVGGLERFKEWCEIRREGFSEGAQKFGLPRPKGILITGISGCGKSLAIQAVAHQWQMPLLRLDMGRVFAGFAGSPEESMRRAIKTVEAVAPAILWIDEIEMGVSVFSDSVESGSTSRIFASFLTWMQEKTAPVFIAATANDIDRLPPEFIRKGRFDEVFFVDLPNYNERKDIFRIHMESRGKEASETSYEGLARHSEGYSGAEIEQAIVSALYRAYHEHRALVIQDIYVALRRTVPLSVTMKEQITNVKRWAEKRAVKAS, from the coding sequence ATGCCCGACCCAGAAGACTTCACAGTAAGTCTGCAAACGATCCGACGGCTGCTCGTCGCCGGCTACCCGTTGCTCCAGGTACTCAGTTGGGAGGAGGAGCGGGTGGTGCGCCACCTGACGCAGCTTGCGCAAAGCGGGCTGACCTCGCAACGGAAGATCGGAATCTGGAGCGTTACCCAGGGCTGGCAGGGCCAGATGGAAGACCGGAATGTCCATGAGATCACCGAGGCGCTGACCAACACAATCGAGGCTCAAGGCGATTGGCTGTTCATATTCAAGGACGTCCACCCCTACCTGATGGGCGATCCGCTGGTGATCCGCCGCGTGCGCGACACGATCAACGCGGTACGCGGCACCGACAAGAGCGTGATTCTGCTCGGGCCGATCATCTCGATTCCCGAGGAGCTGCAAAAGGACGTCAGCGTGGTCGATTACGACCTGCCGGGCGTCAACGAGATCGAGCCGGTGCTGCTGCGTGCGGTGGAGGAATGTGCGATCAAGCATGGCAAGCTGGTGAGCATGCCGATGGGCCCGGATCGCGAGTTGTTCTTCCGCGCGCTGCTGGGTCTCACCGAGTGGGAGATCGAGAACGTCGCGCGCAAGATCATCATTGAGACCGGCACCTTCGGCTTTACCTCCATCGACTACATCCTCGAGGAAAAGCGTCAGATTTTACGCAAGACCGAGATCCTCGAGTTCCACCCGCCGGCCTTCAGCATGGAGCAGGTCGGCGGCTTGGAACGCTTTAAGGAATGGTGCGAAATCCGGCGCGAGGGATTCAGCGAGGGCGCGCAAAAGTTCGGCCTGCCCCGTCCCAAGGGGATTCTGATCACCGGCATTTCCGGCTGCGGCAAATCGCTGGCGATTCAGGCCGTGGCCCACCAGTGGCAGATGCCGCTATTACGATTGGACATGGGCCGGGTGTTTGCCGGGTTCGCCGGCAGTCCTGAGGAGAGCATGCGCCGTGCGATCAAGACCGTCGAGGCCGTGGCCCCGGCGATCCTCTGGATCGACGAGATCGAGATGGGCGTCTCGGTCTTTTCCGACTCGGTCGAGTCCGGCTCGACCTCACGGATCTTCGCCAGCTTCCTGACCTGGATGCAGGAGAAGACCGCGCCGGTATTCATCGCCGCCACGGCCAACGACATCGACCGCCTGCCGCCGGAGTTCATCCGCAAGGGGCGTTTCGACGAGGTGTTCTTCGTCGACCTGCCCAACTACAACGAGCGCAAGGATATCTTCCGCATCCATATGGAGAGCCGCGGCAAGGAGGCCAGCGAGACCAGTTACGAGGGGCTGGCGCGCCACTCCGAGGGCTATTCCGGCGCGGAGATCGAACAGGCGATCGTCTCGGCGCTCTACCGCGCCTATCACGAGCATCGAGCCCTGGTGATACAGGATATCTACGTTGCGCTGCGTCGCACCGTGCCGCTGTCGGTGACGATGAAAGAGCAGATCACCAACGTCAAGCGCTGGGCCGAGAAGCGCGCGGTCAAGGCCAGTTGA